From Achromobacter spanius, a single genomic window includes:
- a CDS encoding TRAP transporter substrate-binding protein, producing the protein MQRRSFLKRASLGAVAGAAVSAPAFAQDMPSVSWRLSSGFPSALDLRVGAAENFCKIVAESTGGKFNIRHFPDGEVVAAADLMEAVSTKKVECGHVSSRLYYAKNPAFSFDAAVPFGLNARQMSAWMSEGEGLRLTRELFKPEKIINFPLGNTGAQMGGWYIKEIKRTGDLKDLKMRVGGLAGDVLSRLGVVPQQADLAKLAELFEKEGLQAVAGAGAYEDAKLGLNKVAKYYYAPGWWAGGEQLSLYINDEAWNQLPKHYQAVVQSAALAAHTTATARFDALNPQALAQLTSNGAQVRAFPRSIMDAAFEASQQVYKDLSAKDPRFKALHDSYMGFRDSEMPWFRLTEGAFGQYLGVALSARG; encoded by the coding sequence ATGCAACGACGTTCATTCCTGAAGCGCGCCAGCCTGGGCGCCGTCGCTGGCGCCGCGGTCAGCGCGCCCGCGTTCGCCCAGGACATGCCCTCGGTCAGCTGGCGCCTGTCTTCAGGCTTTCCCAGCGCCCTGGACCTGCGCGTCGGCGCCGCCGAAAACTTCTGCAAGATCGTTGCCGAATCCACGGGCGGCAAGTTCAACATCCGCCACTTCCCGGACGGGGAAGTCGTTGCCGCCGCCGACCTGATGGAAGCCGTGTCCACCAAAAAGGTGGAATGCGGGCACGTCTCCTCGCGCCTTTACTACGCCAAGAATCCCGCGTTCAGCTTTGACGCGGCCGTGCCGTTCGGCCTGAATGCGCGCCAGATGAGCGCCTGGATGAGCGAAGGCGAGGGCCTGCGCCTGACGCGCGAACTCTTCAAACCCGAAAAGATCATCAACTTTCCGCTGGGCAATACCGGCGCCCAGATGGGCGGCTGGTACATCAAGGAAATCAAGCGCACCGGCGACCTGAAAGACCTGAAGATGCGGGTCGGCGGGTTGGCCGGCGACGTGCTGTCCCGTCTTGGCGTCGTGCCGCAGCAGGCCGACCTGGCCAAGCTGGCCGAGCTCTTCGAAAAGGAAGGCCTGCAGGCAGTGGCAGGGGCGGGCGCCTACGAGGACGCCAAACTCGGCCTGAATAAAGTAGCTAAGTATTACTACGCACCCGGCTGGTGGGCGGGCGGCGAACAGCTGTCGCTGTATATCAACGACGAGGCCTGGAATCAGCTGCCCAAGCACTATCAGGCCGTCGTGCAGTCGGCCGCGCTGGCTGCGCACACCACGGCGACGGCGCGGTTCGATGCCCTCAATCCGCAGGCGCTGGCGCAATTGACCTCGAATGGCGCGCAAGTGCGCGCTTTTCCCCGGTCGATCATGGACGCCGCCTTCGAGGCATCGCAGCAGGTCTACAAGGACTTGAGCGCCAAAGACCCCAGATTCAAGGCTTTGCATGATAGTTACATGGGCTTTCGCGACAGCGAGATGCCGTGGTTTCGCCTGACCGAAGGCGCGTTCGGCCAGTATCTGGGCGTGGCGCTGTCGGCCAGGGGTTAG
- a CDS encoding branched-chain amino acid ABC transporter permease, whose amino-acid sequence MSGFENFWAIYGNLVLTLGTNALLALSIWLTLACGMLAMANAAFMGIGAYTAALLTMNYDAPFTVALAGGMAAPALVAALIGLPTLRLSGVYLAMATLGFGEVVRVTILNTESITGGALGLNGIPQLTQWWHVLLAVIIVLFVLWRVRASKIGRSFDAIRGDETAAGLMGINVRSNKMLAFVAGAMIAGLAGALNAHLTFFIGPNEYGFDRGVEILTMAILGGIGGLAGPVIGSFIITVLPELLRGFADLRLIANGVILVVIVLFLPQGIWDPARFKRWMRQSRQGGKRHA is encoded by the coding sequence ATGAGCGGATTCGAAAATTTCTGGGCCATCTACGGCAACCTGGTGCTGACGCTTGGCACCAATGCACTCCTGGCCCTCTCCATCTGGCTGACGCTGGCCTGCGGCATGCTGGCCATGGCCAACGCTGCCTTCATGGGCATCGGGGCGTACACCGCCGCGCTGCTCACCATGAATTACGACGCCCCGTTCACGGTGGCGCTGGCTGGCGGCATGGCCGCGCCCGCGCTGGTGGCGGCCCTGATCGGCCTGCCGACGTTGCGGCTGTCCGGGGTCTACCTGGCGATGGCCACGCTGGGCTTCGGTGAAGTGGTCCGCGTGACCATCCTGAACACCGAGTCCATCACCGGCGGCGCGCTGGGCCTGAACGGCATCCCGCAACTCACGCAGTGGTGGCACGTCCTGTTGGCCGTCATCATCGTGCTGTTCGTGCTGTGGCGCGTGCGTGCTTCCAAGATCGGCCGCTCCTTCGACGCCATCCGTGGCGACGAGACGGCGGCGGGCCTGATGGGCATCAACGTGCGTTCGAACAAGATGCTGGCCTTTGTTGCCGGCGCCATGATCGCCGGCCTGGCTGGCGCGTTGAACGCGCACCTGACGTTCTTCATCGGTCCCAACGAATACGGCTTCGACCGCGGCGTCGAAATTCTGACGATGGCGATCCTCGGCGGCATCGGCGGCCTGGCCGGTCCCGTGATCGGCAGCTTCATCATTACGGTGCTGCCTGAATTGCTGCGCGGATTCGCCGATCTGCGCCTGATCGCGAATGGAGTGATCCTGGTGGTGATTGTGTTGTTCCTGCCGCAAGGCATCTGGGATCCGGCGCGCTTCAAGCGCTGGATGCGTCAAAGCCGCCAGGGAGGGAAGCGTCATGCTTGA
- the rpsI gene encoding 30S ribosomal protein S9: MIGNWNYGTGRRKTSVARVFIKKGTGKIVVNGKPVDEFFARETGRMVVRQPLELTGHLESFDIKVNVHGGGETGQAGAIRHGITRALIDYDATLKPSLSQAGFVTRDAREVERKKVGFRKARRRKQFSKR; encoded by the coding sequence ATGATCGGTAACTGGAATTACGGAACCGGCCGTCGCAAAACTTCGGTGGCTCGCGTTTTCATCAAGAAGGGCACTGGCAAGATCGTCGTCAACGGCAAGCCCGTCGACGAGTTCTTCGCTCGTGAAACCGGCCGTATGGTCGTGCGCCAGCCGCTGGAACTGACCGGCCACCTGGAATCGTTTGACATCAAGGTCAACGTGCACGGCGGCGGCGAAACCGGCCAAGCCGGCGCAATCCGTCACGGCATCACGCGTGCCCTGATCGATTACGACGCCACGCTGAAGCCCTCGCTGTCGCAAGCTGGCTTCGTCACGCGCGATGCCCGTGAAGTCGAACGTAAGAAGGTCGGCTTCCGCAAGGCGCGTCGTCGCAAGCAGTTCAGCAAGCGTTAA
- the pmbA gene encoding metalloprotease PmbA: MVKTSSSLPLAANHARFSELVEQTLAYARQIGASDAAAEVSESLGLSVSVRKNDIETVEQTRDRALDLTVYAGQSRGSASTSDFSEAALRQTVEAAWHIARHTAADPAAGLPDADQLATEFPDLDLHRAWTVSTEEAAELALRAERAAREVDPRITNTDGASVGTYEGQFVMGNTRGFLGGYPYSRHSLSVAPIAGRGNGMQRDYWYTSERDPAKMASPEAIGRYAAERTLSRLSARRVRTGKFPVLFEAPLALGLVGALTQAVNGGALYRKASFLVDSLGKPLFPKHINLVEDPHIRGAMGSSPFDDEGVRTRRRNVVSDGVLEGYFLSSYTARKLGMTTTGNAGGSHNLVFSSTRTRRGDDFEAMLKKLGTGFLVTELIGQGVNYVTGDYSRGAFGYWVENGQIQHAVQEVTIAGNLADMFKQIVAVGADTISRGTKTTGSILIEQMAIAGT; the protein is encoded by the coding sequence ATGGTTAAAACCTCCTCATCCTTGCCGCTGGCGGCGAATCACGCGCGTTTTTCCGAACTTGTCGAGCAAACCCTGGCCTACGCGCGCCAGATTGGCGCCTCCGACGCCGCCGCGGAAGTCTCCGAAAGCCTGGGACTATCCGTCTCGGTCCGCAAGAACGACATCGAAACCGTTGAGCAGACGCGCGACCGGGCGCTGGACCTGACGGTCTACGCCGGCCAAAGCCGTGGCTCCGCGTCGACGTCCGACTTTTCCGAAGCCGCCCTGCGCCAGACGGTCGAAGCCGCCTGGCACATCGCCCGCCATACCGCCGCCGACCCGGCCGCCGGCCTGCCCGACGCCGACCAGCTGGCCACCGAATTCCCAGACCTGGACCTGCACCGCGCCTGGACCGTCTCTACCGAGGAAGCGGCCGAACTGGCGCTGCGCGCCGAGCGCGCCGCCCGTGAGGTCGATCCGCGCATCACCAACACCGACGGCGCCTCGGTCGGCACGTACGAAGGCCAGTTCGTGATGGGCAACACGCGCGGTTTCCTGGGCGGTTACCCATATTCGCGCCACAGCCTGTCCGTGGCGCCCATCGCGGGCCGCGGCAATGGCATGCAGCGCGACTACTGGTACACGTCCGAGCGCGATCCGGCCAAGATGGCTTCGCCCGAAGCCATCGGCCGCTACGCCGCCGAACGTACGCTGTCGCGCCTGTCGGCACGCCGCGTGCGCACCGGCAAGTTTCCGGTCCTGTTCGAGGCGCCGCTGGCGCTTGGCCTGGTCGGCGCGCTGACGCAGGCCGTCAACGGCGGCGCCCTGTACCGCAAGGCGAGCTTCCTGGTGGATTCGCTGGGCAAGCCGCTCTTTCCCAAGCACATCAACCTGGTCGAAGACCCGCACATCCGCGGCGCCATGGGCAGTTCGCCGTTCGACGACGAAGGCGTGCGCACGCGCCGCCGCAACGTGGTGTCGGACGGCGTGCTCGAAGGCTACTTCCTGTCGTCCTACACTGCCCGCAAGCTGGGCATGACCACCACCGGCAACGCCGGCGGCTCGCACAATCTGGTGTTCAGCTCCACGCGGACCCGCCGTGGCGACGACTTCGAAGCCATGCTCAAGAAGCTGGGCACGGGCTTTCTCGTCACCGAACTGATCGGGCAGGGTGTCAATTACGTGACGGGCGACTACTCGCGCGGCGCCTTCGGCTATTGGGTCGAAAACGGCCAGATCCAGCATGCGGTGCAGGAAGTCACCATTGCCGGCAACCTGGCCGACATGTTCAAGCAGATCGTCGCGGTCGGCGCCGACACCATTTCGCGCGGCACCAAGACCACGGGCTCGATCCTCATCGAGCAGATGGCGATCGCCGGGACCTGA
- a CDS encoding branched-chain amino acid ABC transporter permease gives MFEQQFVNALSLGCVYALFALGFTLIFGVLGVINLAHGAVFMVGAYAALVVVQQFSLPLWAALMVAFFVAGFTGVIIDYLVLKPLRKRNAPHLIPMIATIGVGIILNNGAQSIFGASNLRFPHGTVPEEVIEVAGLHLTVIELGIIFLSFALMAVLMYVMRRTQFGRALRAIAESPKAAWLLGINVEKLFITTSFAAAALGGVAGVLIGLYSNALFPLMGQPMLHKGIAVIILGGMGDIRGAMLGGLFLGFAEVLSVAYIGSTMRDAVAFGLLFLILLVRPQGLFGKVVQRKA, from the coding sequence ATGTTCGAACAACAATTCGTCAATGCCTTGTCGCTGGGCTGTGTGTATGCACTGTTCGCGCTCGGCTTCACGCTGATCTTCGGCGTGCTCGGGGTGATCAACCTGGCGCATGGCGCCGTCTTCATGGTTGGCGCCTACGCAGCACTTGTCGTGGTCCAGCAGTTCAGCCTGCCCTTGTGGGCCGCGCTGATGGTCGCGTTCTTCGTTGCCGGCTTCACTGGGGTCATCATCGACTACCTGGTCCTCAAGCCGCTGCGCAAGCGCAACGCACCCCACCTGATTCCCATGATCGCCACCATCGGTGTCGGCATCATCCTGAACAACGGCGCCCAAAGCATCTTTGGCGCCAGCAACCTGCGCTTCCCGCACGGCACCGTGCCCGAGGAAGTCATCGAAGTCGCCGGCCTGCACCTGACCGTCATCGAACTGGGCATCATCTTCCTGTCGTTCGCGCTGATGGCCGTGCTGATGTACGTGATGCGCCGCACGCAGTTCGGCCGCGCGCTGCGCGCCATTGCCGAATCGCCCAAGGCCGCCTGGCTGCTGGGCATCAACGTCGAAAAGCTGTTCATCACCACCTCGTTCGCCGCGGCCGCTCTGGGCGGCGTGGCCGGCGTGCTGATCGGGCTGTACTCGAACGCGCTGTTCCCGCTGATGGGCCAGCCGATGCTGCACAAGGGCATCGCGGTCATCATCCTGGGCGGCATGGGAGACATTCGCGGCGCCATGCTGGGCGGTCTCTTCCTGGGCTTCGCCGAGGTGCTGTCCGTGGCTTACATCGGCTCCACCATGCGCGACGCGGTGGCTTTCGGCCTGCTGTTCCTGATCCTGCTGGTCCGCCCGCAAGGTCTGTTCGGCAAAGTGGTTCAACGCAAGGCTTAA
- a CDS encoding ABC transporter ATP-binding protein, with protein sequence MLELSSVSKSFGGLHVLHDVSLSVPEGAIFGLIGPNGAGKTTVFNLITGLLPPSGGSITFQGESVLRKKPHSITRMGIARTFQNIRLFKEMTLLENVVVGAYRHMNYGFPSLLLGLPGYREHEQRARERAHELLTWMRLDHKANDLADNLSYGEQRRLELARALATEPKLLLLDEPVAGMNTGERAELMREILAIRDRGYTILMIEHDMRFVMGLCERIAVLNFGKIIACGGPEEIRNNEQVIEAYLGREDDEDTEQAEAAK encoded by the coding sequence ATGCTTGAGCTGTCCTCCGTCTCCAAGAGCTTTGGCGGCCTGCATGTGCTGCATGACGTCAGCCTGTCCGTGCCCGAAGGCGCCATCTTCGGCCTGATCGGCCCGAACGGCGCCGGCAAGACCACGGTATTCAACCTGATCACCGGCCTCTTGCCGCCCAGCGGCGGCTCCATCACGTTCCAGGGCGAAAGCGTCCTGCGCAAGAAGCCGCACAGCATCACGCGCATGGGCATCGCCCGCACGTTTCAGAACATCCGTCTCTTCAAGGAGATGACGCTGCTGGAAAACGTCGTCGTGGGCGCCTACCGCCACATGAACTACGGTTTCCCCAGCCTGCTGCTGGGCCTGCCCGGCTATCGCGAACACGAGCAGCGCGCCCGCGAACGCGCGCATGAACTGCTGACGTGGATGCGCCTGGATCACAAGGCCAACGATCTGGCTGACAACCTGTCCTACGGCGAACAGCGCCGCCTGGAGCTGGCGCGTGCGCTGGCCACCGAGCCCAAGCTGCTGCTGCTGGACGAGCCCGTCGCCGGCATGAACACCGGCGAACGCGCCGAACTGATGCGCGAGATCCTGGCGATCCGCGATCGCGGCTACACCATCCTCATGATCGAGCACGACATGCGCTTCGTCATGGGCTTGTGCGAACGCATCGCGGTGCTGAACTTCGGCAAGATCATCGCCTGCGGCGGTCCCGAGGAAATCCGCAACAACGAGCAGGTCATCGAGGCCTACCTGGGCCGCGAAGACGACGAAGACACCGAACAAGCGGAGGCCGCCAAATGA
- a CDS encoding ABC transporter ATP-binding protein has protein sequence MSAMLEVRGLEVNYGHIEAVRGIDLDLNANEITALVGANGAGKSTTLLALSGLLPKARGRILFEGEDVTNLAPNQLVSRGIVQVPEGRAILTTMTVLENLELGAYRRGLKNVANDLEYVFNLFPRLKERINGMAGNLSGGEQQMLAIGRALMAKPRLLLLDEPSMGLAPIVVQEIFRSLRAINADGLTLFLVEQNVRQALKIAQHGYVLENGALALKGTGRELLGHPRVLEAYLGA, from the coding sequence ATGAGCGCCATGCTGGAAGTCCGCGGACTCGAGGTCAACTACGGCCACATCGAAGCCGTGCGCGGCATCGACCTGGACCTGAACGCCAACGAAATCACCGCCCTGGTCGGCGCCAACGGCGCCGGCAAGTCGACCACGCTGCTGGCGCTGTCGGGCCTCTTGCCCAAGGCGCGCGGCCGCATCCTCTTCGAGGGCGAAGACGTCACCAATCTCGCGCCGAACCAGCTGGTGTCGCGCGGCATCGTGCAGGTGCCGGAAGGCCGGGCCATCCTCACCACCATGACGGTGCTGGAAAACCTGGAACTCGGCGCCTACCGCCGCGGCCTGAAGAACGTCGCCAACGATCTGGAATATGTGTTCAATCTGTTCCCGCGCCTGAAGGAACGGATCAACGGCATGGCCGGCAACCTGTCCGGCGGCGAACAGCAGATGCTGGCCATCGGCCGCGCCTTGATGGCCAAGCCCCGCCTGTTGCTGCTGGACGAACCGTCGATGGGCCTGGCGCCGATCGTGGTCCAGGAAATCTTCCGCTCGCTGCGCGCCATCAACGCCGACGGCCTCACGCTGTTCCTCGTCGAACAGAACGTGCGCCAGGCCTTGAAGATCGCGCAGCACGGCTACGTGCTTGAAAACGGCGCATTGGCGCTGAAGGGCACCGGCCGCGAACTGCTGGGTCACCCCCGCGTCCTGGAAGCCTACCTGGGCGCCTGA
- the argC gene encoding N-acetyl-gamma-glutamyl-phosphate reductase: MAQASNTRIKVGIVGGTGYTGVELLRLLSQHPNVELTAITSRKEDGLPVADMYPNLRGRVKLAFSAPEKASLTDCDVVFFATPHGVAMAQAQELIAAGTRVIDLAADFRLQDIPTFERWYKIPHTCPDILAESQYGLVELNREAISKARVIGNPGCYPTTVLLGLAPLLEGGKPLVDTQTLIADCKSGVSGAGRKAEVGSLFSEASDNFKAYGVAGHRHHPEISAQLEKLAGGKVGLTFVPHLVPMIRGMFSTIYARINPEARDTDFQALFEQRYADEPFVDVMPAGSHPETRSVRGSNNLRIALSRPGNGDLLIVMVVQDNLVKGAAGQAVQNMNLMFGIPETVGLDQVAILP, from the coding sequence ATGGCCCAAGCATCGAACACCCGCATCAAGGTTGGTATCGTCGGCGGCACCGGATATACCGGCGTCGAACTACTGCGCTTGCTGTCGCAGCATCCCAACGTGGAACTGACTGCCATCACGTCCCGCAAGGAAGACGGCCTGCCCGTCGCCGACATGTATCCCAACCTGCGCGGCCGTGTGAAGCTTGCCTTCTCGGCCCCGGAAAAGGCCTCGCTGACCGACTGCGACGTCGTCTTCTTTGCCACGCCGCATGGCGTGGCCATGGCGCAAGCGCAAGAGCTCATCGCCGCGGGCACCCGCGTCATCGACCTGGCCGCCGACTTCCGCCTGCAGGACATCCCCACGTTCGAGCGCTGGTACAAGATTCCCCATACCTGCCCGGACATCCTGGCCGAATCGCAGTATGGCCTGGTGGAACTGAATCGCGAGGCCATCTCCAAGGCGCGCGTCATCGGCAACCCCGGCTGCTATCCGACCACGGTGCTGCTGGGCCTGGCTCCGCTGCTCGAAGGCGGCAAGCCGCTGGTCGATACGCAAACGCTGATCGCCGACTGCAAGTCGGGTGTGTCCGGCGCGGGCCGCAAGGCGGAAGTGGGTTCGCTGTTCTCCGAAGCCTCCGACAACTTCAAGGCCTACGGCGTGGCCGGTCATCGCCACCACCCCGAAATCTCCGCCCAGCTTGAAAAGCTGGCTGGCGGCAAGGTGGGCCTGACGTTCGTGCCGCATCTGGTGCCGATGATCCGCGGCATGTTCTCCACCATCTATGCCCGCATCAACCCCGAAGCGCGCGACACCGACTTCCAGGCCCTGTTCGAGCAGCGCTACGCCGATGAACCCTTCGTGGACGTCATGCCTGCCGGCAGCCATCCCGAAACGCGTTCGGTGCGCGGTTCCAACAACCTGCGCATCGCGCTCAGCCGCCCGGGTAACGGCGATCTGCTGATCGTCATGGTGGTGCAGGACAATCTGGTCAAGGGCGCCGCCGGCCAGGCGGTGCAGAACATGAACCTGATGTTCGGCATTCCCGAAACGGTCGGCCTCGACCAGGTCGCCATCCTGCCGTAA
- the yjgA gene encoding ribosome biogenesis factor YjgA gives MNSHPQEDSVDDGYDENGYDRPSKSQVKRDMHALLDLGKQLIALSPERLKQLPLEERLYEAIRMAQRTTGREGLRRQVHFVGKLMRDAPADVIRKQLDVWENGSREETAAMHRLEGLRDRLLDDDDALTRLLSLNPQADVQQLRTLIRAARKEKLANASLLQGQEPQKKHYRALFQALKTLTL, from the coding sequence ATGAATTCCCATCCCCAAGAAGATTCCGTCGACGACGGTTACGACGAGAACGGCTACGACCGTCCCAGCAAGTCCCAGGTCAAGCGTGACATGCACGCCCTGTTGGACCTGGGCAAGCAGTTGATCGCGCTGTCGCCCGAACGTCTGAAGCAATTGCCGCTCGAAGAGCGGCTGTACGAGGCCATCCGCATGGCCCAGCGCACCACTGGCCGCGAGGGTCTGCGGCGTCAGGTCCACTTTGTGGGCAAGCTGATGCGCGACGCGCCGGCCGACGTCATCCGCAAGCAGCTCGACGTCTGGGAGAACGGCTCCCGCGAGGAAACGGCCGCCATGCACCGTCTTGAGGGGCTGCGCGACCGCCTGCTCGATGACGACGACGCCCTGACCCGCCTCCTCAGCCTCAACCCGCAGGCCGACGTGCAGCAGTTGCGCACGCTGATCCGCGCCGCGCGCAAGGAAAAGCTGGCCAACGCATCGCTGCTGCAGGGCCAGGAGCCGCAGAAAAAGCACTACCGCGCGCTCTTCCAGGCGCTCAAGACCCTCACCCTCTGA
- the rplM gene encoding 50S ribosomal protein L13 — translation MKTFVAKPHEVQRDWFVIDAKGKVLGRVASEVARRLRGKHKPEFTPHVDTGDYIVIINASDIVVTGAKAKDKKYFRHTTYPGGIRETNFEKMQERFPGRAIQKAVKGMLPKGPLGYAMIKKLKVYAGAEHPHTAQQPKTLDL, via the coding sequence ATGAAGACCTTTGTGGCCAAGCCGCATGAAGTCCAACGTGACTGGTTTGTGATCGACGCCAAGGGCAAAGTCCTCGGTCGTGTGGCCAGCGAAGTCGCACGTCGTCTGCGTGGCAAGCACAAACCTGAATTCACGCCTCACGTTGATACTGGTGACTACATCGTCATCATCAACGCGTCCGATATCGTTGTTACCGGTGCCAAGGCGAAGGACAAGAAGTACTTCCGCCACACGACGTACCCGGGCGGTATCCGTGAAACGAACTTCGAGAAAATGCAAGAGCGTTTTCCCGGCCGTGCCATTCAGAAGGCCGTCAAGGGCATGCTGCCCAAGGGTCCTCTGGGCTACGCCATGATCAAGAAGCTTAAGGTCTATGCCGGTGCCGAGCACCCGCATACCGCCCAGCAGCCCAAGACGCTGGATCTCTAA
- a CDS encoding ABC transporter substrate-binding protein gives MQSKTKKLLAALIAAGIVPAAHAADIKLGVAEALSGGAAQYGVSIRNGFQLAADEINAAGGINGNKIVLVIEDEQGKKEEAINVFKKLIFKDNVLMVFGPTLSNSAQAADPVAQAAKTVAFGTSNTADGITSIGNYVFRNSVTEADVLPATISTVKAKTGLKNVAVLYGNDDVFTKSGYDNFKKALEDQKIPVTTTETFAKGDVDFKAQLTKIKGTNPDAIVLSALLAEGAPIMVQARQLGLNVPVIGGNGMNSVKIFDLAPGGASNNLWIGSPWSIENKAPENVKFIDAYKAKFTNAPDQFAAQSYDAMYIVAQALKNTKISGELAKDRAALRDALPAVTWTGATGPFKFRQANDRAGKPAGYDADQAPIVSVTKDGKYVIEK, from the coding sequence ATGCAATCCAAGACCAAAAAGCTGCTGGCCGCGCTGATCGCCGCCGGTATCGTCCCGGCCGCCCACGCTGCCGACATCAAGCTGGGCGTGGCTGAAGCCCTGTCCGGCGGCGCCGCCCAGTACGGCGTGTCGATCCGCAACGGTTTCCAGCTCGCTGCCGATGAAATCAATGCCGCAGGCGGCATCAACGGCAACAAGATCGTGCTGGTGATCGAAGACGAACAAGGCAAGAAAGAAGAAGCCATCAACGTCTTCAAGAAGCTGATCTTCAAGGACAACGTCCTGATGGTCTTCGGTCCCACCCTGTCGAACTCCGCCCAGGCCGCCGATCCGGTCGCCCAGGCCGCCAAGACGGTCGCCTTCGGCACCTCCAACACCGCTGACGGCATCACCTCCATCGGCAACTACGTGTTCCGCAACTCGGTCACCGAAGCCGACGTGCTGCCCGCCACCATCTCCACCGTCAAGGCCAAGACCGGCCTGAAGAACGTGGCGGTGCTCTACGGCAACGACGACGTCTTCACCAAGAGCGGCTACGACAACTTCAAGAAGGCCCTGGAAGACCAGAAGATTCCGGTCACCACGACCGAAACGTTCGCCAAGGGCGACGTGGACTTCAAGGCCCAGCTCACCAAGATCAAGGGCACCAACCCCGACGCCATCGTGCTGTCCGCACTGCTGGCCGAAGGCGCCCCGATCATGGTCCAGGCCCGCCAGCTCGGCCTGAACGTGCCCGTCATCGGCGGCAACGGCATGAACTCGGTCAAGATTTTCGACCTGGCCCCCGGCGGCGCGTCGAACAATCTGTGGATCGGCAGCCCGTGGTCGATCGAAAACAAGGCCCCCGAGAACGTCAAGTTCATCGACGCCTACAAGGCCAAGTTCACGAATGCCCCCGACCAGTTCGCGGCGCAGTCGTATGACGCCATGTACATCGTCGCCCAGGCCCTGAAGAACACCAAGATCTCCGGCGAACTGGCCAAGGATCGCGCTGCCCTGCGCGACGCCCTGCCGGCCGTGACCTGGACTGGCGCCACCGGCCCGTTCAAGTTCCGCCAGGCCAACGATCGCGCCGGCAAGCCGGCCGGTTACGACGCCGACCAGGCGCCGATCGTCAGCGTGACCAAGGACGGCAAGTACGTCATCGAGAAGTAA
- a CDS encoding alpha/beta hydrolase produces the protein MNAPDLLDCIEIETAPNPTHAVIWLHGLGADGNDFAPIVPELRLPAGRGVRFVFPNAPVQRVTINNGMSMRSWYDILVMDLVRVEDGRGIRASETAIHQLIARENARGIPTSNIVLAGFSQGSAMTLHTGLRLKEKLAGMMALSGYLPLVDTAEAERQPANNATPIFMAHGQYDPVVSLARAEASLAELKRLGYDVRWHTYPMPHSVCAEEVSDISDFLNEVLV, from the coding sequence ATGAACGCACCCGACCTGCTCGACTGCATCGAGATCGAAACCGCTCCCAACCCCACGCATGCCGTGATCTGGCTGCACGGCCTGGGCGCCGACGGCAACGATTTCGCGCCCATCGTGCCGGAACTGCGCCTGCCCGCCGGGCGCGGCGTGCGTTTCGTGTTCCCGAATGCGCCGGTTCAGCGGGTCACCATCAACAACGGCATGTCGATGCGTTCCTGGTACGACATCCTGGTGATGGATCTGGTGCGCGTGGAAGACGGCCGCGGCATCCGCGCCTCGGAAACCGCCATCCACCAGTTGATCGCCCGTGAAAACGCGCGTGGCATCCCGACGTCGAACATCGTGCTGGCCGGGTTCTCGCAAGGCAGCGCGATGACCTTGCACACGGGCCTGCGCCTGAAAGAGAAGCTGGCCGGCATGATGGCGCTGTCTGGTTATCTGCCGCTGGTGGACACGGCCGAGGCCGAGCGCCAGCCCGCCAACAATGCCACGCCGATCTTCATGGCCCATGGCCAGTACGATCCGGTGGTGTCGCTGGCGCGCGCCGAAGCGTCGTTGGCGGAATTGAAGCGCCTGGGCTATGACGTGCGCTGGCACACGTACCCGATGCCGCACTCGGTCTGCGCCGAGGAAGTGTCGGACATTTCGGACTTCCTGAACGAAGTGCTGGTCTAG